One genomic region from Cyanobium usitatum str. Tous encodes:
- the trxB gene encoding thioredoxin-disulfide reductase has protein sequence MTVSGLSVENLVIVGSGPAGYTAAIYAARANLSPVLITGFQDGGIPGGQLMTTTHVENFPGFPDGIMGPELMDKMKAQAVRWGTRLIEADATAIDLSQRPYRITAEGQTIETQAVILATGASANRLGLPSEERFWSQGISACAICDGATPQFRQAELAVVGGGDSACEEAVYLTKYGSQVHLIVRGDKLRASGAMADRVLANPAITVHWNRQVADASGGDWLEAITLRDPSSGTSEELPVKGLFYAIGHTPNTRLVRGQLEVDSHGYLATQAGRPETSAAGVYAAGDVADAEWRQGITAAGSGCQAALAAERWLTHHDLAVTVSHEPVEPATVGEPVRTATSDAENYDADALWQKGGFALRKLYHDSSKPLLVVYTSPTCGPCHVLKPQLKRVLDELGGAAQGVEIDIEAEQEIASQAGVTGTPTVQLFHNKELKQSFKGVKQRSEFKAAIEALLGVAV, from the coding sequence ATGACGGTTTCGGGGCTTTCAGTCGAAAACCTGGTGATCGTGGGTTCTGGGCCCGCTGGCTACACCGCCGCCATTTACGCCGCCCGGGCCAATCTCAGCCCCGTGCTGATCACGGGCTTCCAGGACGGTGGCATCCCCGGCGGTCAGCTGATGACCACCACCCACGTAGAGAACTTCCCCGGCTTTCCCGACGGGATCATGGGGCCGGAGCTGATGGACAAAATGAAGGCCCAGGCCGTGCGCTGGGGCACTCGCCTGATCGAGGCCGATGCCACGGCAATCGACCTCTCCCAGCGGCCCTACCGCATCACCGCCGAAGGCCAAACCATCGAAACCCAGGCTGTGATCCTGGCCACCGGCGCAAGTGCCAACCGGCTGGGCCTGCCTAGTGAGGAGCGCTTCTGGAGCCAGGGCATCAGCGCCTGTGCGATCTGCGATGGCGCCACGCCCCAGTTTCGTCAAGCCGAATTAGCCGTGGTGGGTGGGGGTGATTCCGCCTGTGAGGAGGCTGTTTATCTGACCAAATACGGCAGCCAGGTGCACCTGATCGTGCGCGGCGACAAGCTGCGGGCCAGTGGCGCCATGGCCGATCGGGTGCTCGCCAACCCCGCCATCACCGTGCATTGGAACCGCCAAGTGGCCGATGCCAGCGGTGGCGACTGGCTCGAAGCAATCACCCTGAGGGATCCCAGCAGCGGCACCAGCGAGGAGCTGCCGGTGAAGGGCCTCTTCTACGCCATTGGCCACACCCCCAACACCCGCCTAGTGCGGGGCCAACTGGAGGTTGATAGCCACGGGTACCTGGCCACTCAGGCTGGCCGCCCCGAAACCAGCGCTGCCGGTGTCTACGCCGCTGGCGACGTGGCCGATGCGGAATGGCGTCAGGGCATCACCGCCGCTGGCAGTGGTTGCCAGGCAGCCCTGGCAGCTGAGCGCTGGCTCACCCATCACGACCTGGCCGTCACGGTGAGCCATGAACCCGTAGAACCAGCCACCGTCGGCGAACCGGTGCGCACTGCCACCAGCGACGCCGAGAACTATGACGCTGACGCCCTTTGGCAGAAGGGAGGGTTTGCCCTGCGCAAGCTGTATCACGACAGCAGCAAGCCCCTGCTGGTCGTCTACACCTCACCGACCTGCGGTCCCTGCCACGTGCTTAAGCCCCAGCTCAAGCGCGTGCTCGATGAGCTGGGCGGAGCTGCCCAAGGCGTGGAGATCGACATCGAGGCCGAGCAAGAAATTGCTAGCCAAGCCGGTGTTACCGGCACCCCAACGGTGCAGCTGTTCCACAACAAGGAGCTCAAGCAGTCCTTTAAGGGCGTCAAGCAGCGCAGCGAATTTAAAGCCGCGATTGAAGCTCTGTTAGGTGTCGCGGTCTGA
- a CDS encoding NAD(P)(+) transhydrogenase (Re/Si-specific) subunit beta, with protein MAGLELLPALIDLGAVLLLALGIKGLSKVSTARSANGLAALAMGLAVLGLLIQQPLSPQAWLWVAIGTGLGGVLGLITAQRVPMTAMPETVALFNGCGGMASLLVALGVALFTPGEGSSGLVEQISIVISVFVGAITFSGSIVAMGKLQGWIDTPSWTQSSLRHAVNIGLAVACLVGAIALPGDMAGSPLWLLVVASFLLGIGVTLPIGGADMPVVISLLNSYSGVAAAAAGFVVGSQLLIVAGAMVGAAGLILTQVMCTAMNRSLVSVLFGGALGGAAPVGGGGEEAGYTRITSCSPEECALALEAAERVVFVPGYGLAVAQAQHALRELSKLLENHGVEVTYAIHPVAGRMPGHMNVLLAEADVPYEQLLEMDIVNPEFPRTDVVIVLGANDVVNPDAKTDSTSPLYGMPVLEVDQARQVFVVKRSLGAGYAGIKNALFELPQTAMVFGDAKAVLNGLLTELRSMGVGKKVAA; from the coding sequence ATGGCTGGACTTGAACTCTTGCCCGCCCTGATCGACCTGGGCGCGGTGTTGTTGCTAGCCCTCGGTATCAAGGGCCTCTCCAAGGTGAGCACCGCTCGCTCCGCCAATGGTCTGGCGGCCCTGGCCATGGGCCTGGCGGTGCTCGGTCTGCTGATTCAGCAGCCCCTCTCCCCCCAAGCCTGGCTTTGGGTAGCGATCGGCACTGGCCTGGGCGGTGTGCTCGGCCTGATTACGGCCCAGCGGGTGCCGATGACTGCCATGCCCGAAACCGTGGCGTTGTTTAACGGCTGCGGCGGCATGGCGTCGTTGCTGGTGGCTCTTGGGGTGGCGTTGTTTACCCCAGGGGAGGGCTCCTCCGGCCTGGTGGAGCAGATATCGATCGTGATTTCGGTGTTCGTTGGCGCGATCACCTTCAGCGGCTCGATCGTGGCGATGGGCAAGTTGCAGGGCTGGATTGATACCCCCAGCTGGACCCAGAGCTCCCTTCGGCATGCCGTCAACATCGGCTTGGCGGTGGCCTGCTTGGTCGGTGCGATTGCCCTGCCTGGCGATATGGCGGGATCACCTCTTTGGTTGCTGGTGGTGGCCTCTTTCCTTCTGGGTATCGGCGTCACCCTGCCGATCGGCGGGGCAGACATGCCTGTGGTGATCTCGCTGCTCAACTCCTATTCCGGCGTGGCAGCAGCTGCAGCAGGTTTCGTGGTTGGCAGCCAGCTGCTGATTGTGGCCGGCGCCATGGTGGGTGCTGCGGGCCTGATCCTCACCCAGGTGATGTGCACCGCCATGAACCGCTCCCTGGTGAGCGTGCTGTTTGGCGGCGCCCTGGGTGGGGCGGCACCGGTGGGCGGTGGCGGCGAGGAGGCCGGCTACACCCGCATCACCAGCTGCAGCCCTGAGGAATGCGCCCTTGCACTCGAGGCTGCTGAGCGCGTGGTGTTTGTGCCCGGCTACGGCCTGGCAGTGGCCCAGGCCCAGCACGCCCTGCGCGAACTCTCCAAGCTGCTCGAAAACCACGGCGTCGAGGTGACCTATGCGATCCACCCGGTTGCTGGCCGCATGCCTGGTCACATGAATGTGCTGCTGGCAGAGGCCGATGTGCCCTACGAGCAACTCCTGGAGATGGACATTGTTAACCCTGAATTCCCCCGCACCGATGTGGTGATTGTGCTGGGTGCCAACGACGTGGTTAACCCAGACGCCAAGACCGATTCCACCAGCCCTCTGTACGGCATGCCCGTGCTTGAGGTGGACCAAGCCCGCCAGGTGTTTGTGGTCAAGCGCAGCCTTGGCGCCGGCTATGCGGGCATTAAAAACGCCCTCTTTGAGCTGCCCCAGACGGCCATGGTGTTTGGTGATGCCAAGGCCGTGCTCAACGGCCTGCTCACCGAGCTGCGCAGCATGGGGGTGGGTAAAAAGGTGGCCGCCTGA
- a CDS encoding NAD(P) transhydrogenase subunit alpha, whose protein sequence is MAEVLILRERIPGECRVAATPETVRRLLARGLKLQVEQSAGLAAGYADHEFEAAGARLVAPGPELGAGVDAVLCVNPPAGEVLNQLRPGALLAGLLSPYGATALVEQLQARRVSALALELLPRISRAQSMDVLSSQANIAGYKAVLLAAAALDRYVPMLMTAAGTIQPARALILGAGVAGLQALATARRLGAVVYVSDVRPAAKEQVESLGGRFLSPPEQEERPAEAGGYAKAASEAFLAAQRQQLADQLALADMVICTAQVPGRRAPLLISDEMLAGMRPGSVVVDLAVAQGGNCAGTVCGQTVERHGVRLIGGDGLPSSVANHASALYARNLAALLEHVLGEDGFQLDQEDPIVAGCLFTHDGACRFPDLVSGAN, encoded by the coding sequence TTGGCTGAAGTATTGATCCTGCGGGAACGCATCCCGGGGGAGTGTCGCGTTGCCGCAACTCCTGAAACCGTTCGCCGGCTGCTGGCCCGAGGGCTGAAGCTGCAAGTTGAGCAAAGCGCTGGCTTGGCGGCCGGCTATGCCGACCATGAATTTGAAGCGGCTGGAGCCCGCCTTGTTGCCCCAGGCCCCGAGCTGGGCGCTGGCGTCGATGCGGTGCTTTGCGTCAATCCACCCGCTGGCGAGGTGCTGAATCAGCTGCGGCCGGGCGCCCTGCTTGCGGGTCTGCTCTCCCCCTATGGCGCCACTGCCTTAGTGGAGCAGCTTCAGGCCCGGCGGGTGTCGGCCTTGGCCTTGGAGCTGCTGCCCCGGATCAGCCGGGCCCAGAGCATGGATGTGCTGTCGTCCCAGGCCAACATCGCCGGTTACAAGGCGGTGCTGCTGGCGGCTGCAGCCCTAGATCGCTACGTGCCGATGTTGATGACAGCGGCGGGCACAATTCAGCCGGCCCGGGCCCTGATCCTGGGCGCTGGGGTGGCGGGGCTGCAGGCTCTTGCCACAGCCAGGCGCCTCGGGGCAGTGGTTTATGTGAGTGATGTGCGCCCTGCGGCGAAGGAGCAGGTCGAATCTCTAGGTGGCAGGTTCCTTTCCCCACCCGAGCAGGAGGAGCGCCCAGCTGAAGCCGGCGGCTATGCCAAGGCGGCTAGCGAAGCCTTTCTGGCTGCCCAGCGCCAGCAGTTGGCCGATCAGCTGGCCCTGGCCGACATGGTGATCTGCACCGCCCAGGTGCCAGGCCGGCGAGCCCCCTTGCTGATTTCCGATGAGATGCTGGCGGGCATGCGCCCCGGCTCAGTAGTGGTGGATTTGGCCGTGGCCCAGGGCGGCAACTGCGCCGGCACGGTCTGTGGCCAAACGGTGGAGCGCCACGGCGTGCGGCTGATTGGTGGCGATGGCCTGCCCAGCTCCGTTGCCAACCACGCCAGCGCCCTCTACGCCCGCAACCTGGCGGCCCTGCTGGAGCACGTGCTGGGCGAAGACGGCTTCCAGCTCGACCAGGAGGACCCGATCGTGGCCGGCTGCCTGTTCACTCATGACGGCGCCTGCCGTTTCCCTGACCTCGTTTCCGGAGCTAACTGA
- a CDS encoding DEAD/DEAH box helicase, producing the protein MGFPSFDLGIPPPTTTAVRPRQWQSRLIQLLRARLLNHQPGGHDVLIHAGPGAGKTLGALLSFLTLQREGRLDRFLIFCHRSSIARQWLGAAERLNLRLLEWDPEQGLLALEANSNWDGLLLSYQCTARHRLALEAALPRIALGKWLAIADEVHHLGLDPDEPEAAAWGFAFSQLTAPAQLRLGLTGTPFRADNLAFCAARRVKVREGDQVIERIAPDLSVEPRQLILAGDVRPLEFRFQDGWVEHGRPQASADTETSPLSAEARESWRARNLRRAIQLGDPSSIALRLLLKARQRLERVRAQHPEAGGLVIARDIAHARRITGLLEEEGDRVHLVHSQDPEASARLAAFQAGEADWLVSIDMCAEGFDAPRLRVVAYLTTVVTRSRFVQAITRAVRMDGQRAAVETVPRQPSYVFAPADPLLMSYARSWSLSEPYLIKPKQAAKEPDSLGSGQGGSLPLQAVEARIGAVISMGPELPSFLQRTA; encoded by the coding sequence ATGGGATTTCCTTCCTTCGACCTGGGCATCCCGCCGCCCACAACAACCGCCGTGCGGCCCAGGCAGTGGCAGAGCCGCCTGATCCAGCTGCTGCGGGCCCGCCTGCTCAACCACCAGCCTGGCGGCCATGACGTGCTGATCCATGCAGGACCGGGTGCGGGAAAAACCCTCGGGGCCCTGCTCAGCTTCCTCACCCTGCAGCGGGAGGGGCGGCTCGATCGCTTTTTGATCTTCTGCCACCGGAGCTCAATCGCCCGTCAGTGGCTGGGCGCTGCGGAGCGGCTCAACCTGCGCCTGCTGGAGTGGGACCCGGAGCAGGGGCTATTGGCCCTCGAAGCAAATTCAAACTGGGATGGCCTGCTACTCAGCTATCAGTGCACGGCCCGGCACCGCCTTGCCCTCGAGGCAGCCCTACCCCGCATAGCCCTGGGGAAATGGCTGGCCATTGCCGATGAAGTGCACCACCTAGGCCTGGATCCGGATGAACCAGAGGCTGCGGCCTGGGGTTTCGCCTTCAGCCAGCTCACCGCTCCAGCCCAGCTGCGACTTGGCCTCACCGGCACCCCTTTCCGCGCCGACAACCTGGCCTTCTGCGCCGCCCGACGGGTAAAAGTTCGCGAGGGTGATCAGGTGATCGAACGCATCGCCCCCGATTTGAGCGTGGAACCCCGCCAGCTGATTTTGGCCGGAGATGTGCGCCCCTTGGAATTTCGCTTCCAGGACGGCTGGGTCGAGCACGGCAGGCCCCAGGCCTCCGCCGACACCGAAACCTCGCCCCTTTCAGCTGAAGCGCGGGAGAGTTGGCGAGCCCGCAACTTGCGCCGCGCCATTCAACTGGGAGATCCCAGCAGCATCGCCCTGCGGCTACTGCTCAAGGCCCGTCAACGGCTGGAGCGGGTAAGGGCTCAACACCCCGAGGCGGGCGGGCTGGTGATCGCCCGCGACATCGCCCACGCCAGGCGCATCACCGGGCTGCTGGAGGAGGAGGGCGACCGGGTGCACCTGGTCCATTCCCAGGACCCCGAGGCCAGCGCCCGCCTGGCCGCCTTCCAGGCCGGCGAGGCGGACTGGCTAGTAAGCATTGATATGTGCGCCGAGGGCTTTGATGCCCCAAGACTGCGGGTAGTTGCCTACCTCACCACGGTGGTAACTCGCAGCCGCTTTGTACAGGCGATCACCAGGGCTGTGCGCATGGATGGCCAACGCGCCGCCGTGGAGACCGTGCCACGGCAACCGTCCTATGTGTTCGCCCCAGCCGACCCATTGCTGATGAGCTACGCCCGCAGCTGGTCCCTCAGCGAGCCCTACCTGATCAAGCCGAAGCAGGCGGCTAAAGAGCCGGACTCACTCGGCAGCGGCCAGGGAGGTTCCCTACCCCTGCAAGCTGTAGAAGCAAGGATCGGCGCGGTGATCAGCATGGGGCCGGAGCTACCTAGTTTTCTGCAGCGAACGGCCTGA
- a CDS encoding NAD(P) transhydrogenase subunit alpha produces MSALTQALWVLLLGSLLGLELIGKVPPTLHTPLMSGANAISGITVLASLTLIGQANDQLPLLVLGSLSLGFALFNVVGGFLVTDRMLAMFSRKSPRTGRTR; encoded by the coding sequence ATGAGTGCCTTGACCCAAGCCCTATGGGTGCTCCTGCTGGGCAGCCTGTTGGGACTCGAACTGATCGGCAAGGTGCCTCCCACCCTGCACACTCCGCTGATGAGTGGTGCCAATGCGATCAGCGGCATCACCGTGCTCGCTTCACTCACCCTGATCGGCCAGGCCAATGACCAGCTGCCCCTGCTGGTGCTCGGTTCACTGTCGCTGGGCTTTGCCCTGTTCAACGTCGTTGGCGGCTTCCTGGTCACCGACCGCATGCTGGCCATGTTTTCGCGTAAATCACCCCGCACCGGACGGACCCGCTGA